acaaataaaaaaaaaagagagtttgaaatgtgaaaagaaTAAGATGCCTAAGCTGTATGAAATGTAGCGCAGTGAAGTGTCAGTGAATGCAGGGAAAACACTTTTGTTGTATGAAAAGACAAGCTGTGTGCCAAGTCGGACAGTTCTAGCCTGGATAGTTCCCATTTTTTAATGACATAGTCTAGATGTACATTGTGTTTATGCAGGGCCATGTTTGAGTTGGAGCTGAACACTGACATGTTGCCATTCTAACATTTGATCCATAACTGAGTGGCTCAACTTTGGCCAATGCTAATATTTTGTGGCTTAAATGTAAACTAACAAAGCTTTGTTATTATTCCAAATGAGAATGCGTATTCACTTATTTGCCAAAACCTCTTTTTACTGTAAAGATTATAAACGTGTTGTTTCAGTTACAATATATAGGCTACCTGTCACTGTTTTGTTGGTGCTGCTTttggttattgttattattacaggTCACTCTCTtggttttaataaaaatgtgatgTCATGCTTACACAGTCTACTACAGTTATTAATGCATTGTGTCATTGACAAGATAATTTTCAAGATACTGTGTTTTGaaattgttttaatgtgttaATAGACTCAAACCTCCCGCTTTAAGCAAGTTCAGTATCATAACATATTTACACTGATTATTTGTCAtaaactgacattttatagCTGGAATTGCGTTGCTAGGAAACCGCTTGGATCGAGTTCTGCACCGAAACAAGTTAGTTACAATCTAGGCAGAGGATTCAATACATTTGAACCaaatttgtgtttaaaaaaagagaggatCTCACTTAAACGTTTTTTATTCTCTAGCGACACCCAACACACTTGAAGGAAACTACATCCGTGATCCAACTTGTTGCTTTTGGAGCTCTTGGCTTCTTTTAGCAACTTGATCTTTGCAGCAGTGACCGAAGCAAGTCTTGATCTTGACGCCGAaggttatttatatatttactaATCTATCCTTAATAAACTTTATTATAAAGGTGAAACTGAGGAGGGTGTTGCCTGCTCGTTAACGATATGATTGTGCTATCTGTCTACAGACGTTTTTCTGACATATCTCACGGGCACCAAACTCTCCGGGACTGCTCGGACCCGTTGGACAACCGAGTGAGACTTTTATGGGCTGCTACACGGACGTCAGGTCAGGCACTGTGCGTCACCGTGAAGATGGCGGAGGCTGCGGACACACCACAACACAGGTTTTTCTGTCACTGCTGTAAATGTGAAACAAACCCCAAAATCCCGGTGAGTCACTTTGGAGAGTGTTTTTATTCCACACGTGCTGGCCTGAGAATAACCCACGCGAATGGATGGAGTGATTGCGATTTTTTAgagctctttatttatttttgaaagtaGTTAACTGCgtgattgctttttttttttagatgtaatTCGTGGGATCACCAAAGCACACATATTGCAGCCTGTTGGTGGTTGTTGTGTGTAGGCTACAGCATGCGCCAATATCTTACATtagagagatagagggagtAAAAGCTGGTGATTCACGTTGCCATATTTAGAAGCACCACTGTTGGCGACTGTTGTCTTCTGTCAACTGCGTGTGAGAGACGTAGGAGGGGCTGGCTGGGTGTCGCCACATGCACCAGAAGCGCTTCTTAAACTGTTACATGCCACAGAGCCGCAAATAGGTGCCTTTAACCCCTGGAGCGCGATTAGTTGTGTACCCTTCCGTCTTAGTGAAGCGCAACTGAAAGACAAAACTGATTAACTTTTACTGATTTAGCTGGAGATTAATTTCTGCAGAGGAGCGCGCTGTGAAAGCCACTGTTGGAGCGCATTTGTTGCGCAGCTGGCAGTTTTCATGGCACGATTACGCACAGATAGGCCTATAGTTACGATGGAGCAAATGCGCGTATGAccgtgtgtgagaaagagggggagagagagagagttaaaaaagtgcaaaaaaatcTTAACATGACAATGACCACAAAGCCATATCTATAAAGACAGGGATGAGCCCCATCCAACAACAGATGGGATAAACTGGAGCCCGACTGTGGGCCAGACCTTATCACCCGACATCACTCGGCAGCCAGTTCCCAAGATCTTGTCAAAGCCTTCCTAGAATAATGGAGGCTGTTATAGCAGCAGATTAATCCCCATCATTTTGGCATGACGACAAGAAATGTGAGCGTATACATTCTTTTGGCCATgtagtgtatttatttattttctcttcaaGGAATTTGTATGCCCGAGATGTGACTCTGACTTCATTGAAGAGGTGACAGAAGACTCCAGGTACAGCTCAGTTTTGgtgtttaaatgtgctgttCTCTATATACTCTTGTTTATAAATTTTTTATTAAAGTATGACAGTATTAGAATGCATGATGGTTACTGCAGTAACAGTGCAAGGCTCTTAAGAGTtgtgtgtttcattttaaaCCACTGATATCAAATAACAATTTGTATTTCCCTGTTTAGTCTCCTGCAGAATAGCAGATCAGTGGCCAGTGAAGATTCAAACTTGCTTTTCTCAGAGGTATGTCCTTATGGCATTTTAATAAGTACACTCCTCTTTTTCTGAGGCTTTGTTTGACATATTGGTTCTCTGGTCTCTCTCCAAGTTATGGCAGCTGCTGTTTATGGAGCGCTCTGCTCTGCTGTCGCATCCACCCTCATCAGAGTGCGACCCAGATGACAGCGAGCAGGTATCTGCAGGTCAGAGCTGTCTTTCTGTAGTGTCGCCAGGCGCTACTGAGGCCGGAGAACCAGAGTCACCTTCCCAGCCTGAACAAGAGAGGTCATCCAGGCCTGAACAAAGGCCTGCAGTGGAAGGGTGTGTGTGGACATAGTACACAGAAACATAAGCAGTGTGTGCTGAACTCTGACGGTGTAAACATCCTTTAGTATGCCATTAGTGTGCTACTTAATTATTGATTTCTTTCTATTTATGTCTTGTGAGTTACATTACAAGGAACTAAAAGGTAGACATGTAGCCTATAACCAATAACCACCAACATACAGTTTAAACACATAAACAgctttttcttgtttcttgttCTTATTTCTAGTTTTGTTATAAACAGAAACGACATTAATAGTACCCTCAGTTTTATAAGTTTCTACAAGTTTGAAACtttttaataatgtatacaTACACTTCATTACATGGGATTGGTTCGCTTGAAAAGGTGATTAAAGTTGGTAACACTTTTGTAATCTTCCATACTTAAGGATCCCTATGTAAAATTATTATTCTACATCTTATGCAATTATGCAGTATGAGCATcagatttactgtatatatagtatgcTGTATAACACTCCTAATTTGTGGTGTGCATTTTGACTGCATGCATTAACTGATTTACTAACTCCAATACAATCATAAAGGCATAGCACGAATTTATACTGCTGAATATAAAGTaaaggtacagtatgtgtttttaAAGCAGACATCTTTGCGGTCTGTTTTTGCCCTTTCAAGGATCGTGCAGCAGTTCTTGGCCGGCCTGTTCGCCAACAGCAGAAACTCCAGTGCTGCACCAGCTGCACTGTAAacgttttttaatttttgattcACATCATTTACTTTTGATTCCATCTAATGTTGTGTggtaacctctctctctctctctctctctctctcactcactcagatCCAGCATGCTACAGTTGCACTCAAACCCTGGAGATTATGCGTGGGGTCAGGGAGGTCTCGATGCTGTCATCACAGAGGTCAGtgatatctatatctatatttcTAAGCTTTGTGTTTAGTATggtttccttcttcttcttccctcatTTTATAATGAAACAAGCCCCCTAAAGTTCTGGAACAGTCAAGTTacaaactgttcatttcttatgcTTTTATCCACCCATTAGGACTCTCTTGTTTTTCCTCTGTTTCCCCTCTCTGCCCCTCATGTCTCCTTCTATATATCCATACTCTTTGTTTCTTCGCACTTACCTAGTTGTTAGGACAGCTGGAGGGCACAGGTCCACCCCCTGCAGAAAAGGAGATGATCTCATCCCTGCCAACAGTTTGCATCTCTCAAGAACAGACAGGTAGCAATCCCAGCATGGCACACTACACATCCCTTTCCCTCCTCTTAGTTTTCCTTCCCATCTCCTAtcatccttccctccttcctcccatcttttctttcctcctcttaTCTCTTTTCCTGTCTTATTAAATAATCTCTTAAATCGTtctgtttcctttcctctttttaTCTCTGCTTACGTTTCTATTATtactttcttttcctcctctcatccTTCCTTTCCACCTATTATCTATAGGTTATTATATTTTGCCAGGATGCACTACTTCAAAGATAGTGAAAGGTATTACTACAGCCTGGAAACCCCAAAAAGAGTTCTATTTATGTATCACAATGACTCATTACTGTTACTTATTGACCATTTATAAAACAGGTAAAGTAAATGTGAATTGTTGTAAAGTGATATGAATAAATCTTTATTCACACATCATTAAACTGGGTTCGCTAAATGAAATAACAGAGTACTAGCCTACATTACAAAAGTATCACTTTGTTACACTGTAACGATCTATAGAACTGTCTTGCTCATTTGAGgtgttcattaaaaaaaaatttatgacTGGGTCTCTCTGTGTCTATTTCTCTTGCACCACTCATACTTTCTGTTTCAGTTTTTCTTGTTTGTCTCTCCCAGACTGCAGACTGGAGTGTCCAGTTTGTAGGGAGGAGTATTCATCAGGGGAGTCTGTCAGGAAACTACCCTGCCTGCATTACTTCCACAGTGAATGTATCGTGCCTTGGCTGGAGCTGGTAAGAACGAGGAGTGGATGTGATCAGTGGGCTGAGGGGTTTGAATGTCTGTTAGATCTGTCAAGGTTTTCAGAGTGTCACACATCCTTAATTCAGGGCTGTGACGACAACACAGAAACATTTTTGTTACCAATTTTGATCTCAGGTTGTACTGTAGATGCTGTTATATCACTGACTTTTTGCCTGCAgattaatatgtttttattaattaatttatatattatttattaatatgtttttctctccctctggcAGCATGATACCTGCCCAGTGTGCAGAAAAAGCCTTGACGGTGTCGACAACAGCCTCATGTCCACATCAGAACCCCCAGAACCTCGCTCCATCAGGACAGAGCAACAGGAGAGGCAGGCAATCTGAGAAACGGGCCAAGCAAATCTACctccttttacttttttcaagaGACACGCTTCTCACCTCAGACCTTTCCCTCAGCACTGTCTGCagtctgtttaaataaaatgcattacatCCCTCACAGTCATAACTTACAGCTTCAACTCTCACTATTGTACACTCATCTCTGCTAAGGACCTTTATGTCTTCTACTCCAACATCTTCACCATTTTTAGGCTACACTACACACAAAAGGACGTGCAGTTTGCAGATGAGATGTGGAGGTGATGTGTCCTTCTCGCTACACTGCCCTCTTAAGTGGTTTTCTGAACGACTGACTTTCACCACTGGGCTGCCAGTGGTTGTCAAAATGATGTGAATTCACAGAATTATGAAGTAACACTTTCAAATGAAGGCTCTTGGTAAGACTGTGCAGAATGCTAATGCAGAATATTTAGTTTTTCCATCCAATCTGATCCAGCTTTGATATGCTCTCTATATTAAAGCTAACCTTGTGATCCCCACAATGCTTCTTCCATCCCCCTAATTATGAGAGATTCAGTGCcagatactgtacattcataCTGCAGACCTTTTTATTGGTCTAACAACCAATCTCTTGAATAATCAGCACATTTAAGGCTTTTCCATGTTCCTTTTGCATTTTGTGGTCAGCACTGTTGTAACAGCTTAATAGATGatttcattttgtcattttttgttgGATCTTGAACcttaatagaatagaatacaataGAAAAAGTTACTTTCAATATGGCAGTATATGTAGAAGAATACATTAGAATATAGTCTTATCCAATGAAATAGAACAGTGCAGTTTATCATAGATTTGACAGAAATATAAAATCTCTGTTTCAATACAGTAGAATATGATTGTTGGCTATGGAGCCAAATACAGCAGTATAGAATATGCTGAAACAAGTCATGTAATTGAACATTTGTTGGttacagcttctcaaatgtaatgaTTTCCTGCTTTCCATAAATTGATATAATTCTAAAATGAACATTTttgggacaaaacaagcaacttGTGATAGgaactctttttttctgacattttatagacaataTCAATTAGTCTGAACAAATCATGAACAGATTCATCGATAATGACAATAAGCAGTTGCAGCTCTAACAGAATATAGTAGGTGGCTACTGTAATACAAACAACTTTATAGCACTGCAACTATTTCTTATTTTCATGATCGACTAGTTTATTTTTCGATTCAGCAATTAATCATTTAGTTTAAAAATTGGCacaaaaaaggtgaaaaatgcccatcactaGGCCTATATCTAATCCCCAAATTGAAACCTTGAGATTATTGTTTTGTGTGACCCACAGTCCAGAGataaaaaatagagaaaagcaGCAGATCCTCCCGTTTAAAAATGGTTGCAGATTAATTTAACATCAATAAACTGATCGATTAGTAGACTAATAATTCAGCTATAACAGAAAAGAAGAACTAACAACCTTATGGAGCAGAATGATTTATGTATAGACAAAAGTGCTCCCGTTGCCTCCTCCcgtctgtagcctactgtttacTGTAACGTTATGTTGCAACTGGCACCACCACAGTTGACTGTTGCATACCAGCAAACACACCCTCAACCGGCCGAAAACACAGTAACCGAAAATAGTGAAATAATGaaacacatacatttttgtcaatGACCAAGGACCGCATGAACCGCGTACGACCGACATttgctctcctctcctttcctcccctctccgCCCTCCCCggtcctcccccctccctccctccctcctctctgggACGAGAATGCCCGTGTTGTACTGACACAGAGCGATACGGGCTGAGTAGACATGGAGGCCCGATTAACGAGAGAGGCCCGTGCTGACACATCCAGGCCTAGCTAACGGCGCGTCGGAGTGGATTTCGGAGCATCTCGGGAGATATTACGGATACCAGTTGCTGTCAGGAAAAAGGATTTTAACACCAAGGAAGAAGAAATAGAAAGAGATCCATTTCGGGTCTCTGTTGATTCAACGCAGCCGCCATTTTGTTGACagttagtgtttttttaataacctACACGGCGCTGCATCTGTTATTTTATAACCACTGGAATTTAACTCGCCTCGTTTTTCGCGAGTGTATTTCTTTCGATTTTACTGTTCGTTTGTCTTTGAATCCACGTCAGAAGATTTTTATGGTTTAGCTGACATGCTAGTGCATCGTTAGCCGTCGTAGCTGAGATGTAGTAACACGAGTGCCTACGAGAATGTGACGGAGATGTAAGATTATGTGCATCACTTGTGCAGGGTTGTGTCAGATTCACTTGGTTTGTAGAAATAGTTTGAAAGCTGTAGGCGTTAGCCACTCATTCGCAGCCTACATACAGTGTAACGTTAAGTTCAAGCTGTGCTGGGCGAAATTTGCCTAAATCGCCCTCAAACAGGCTGCTGATAGATGGCTAGTTAGCTGCTGCCAGTGCCATTGATACCAAATGTAGCACAGGCTGTATATTATTGTACGGATGATAGCTACTCGCGtgttacaaaataaacaaacctTTCATAATGCACGGGTTATAAAGCGCCAAGTGACCACCTAATCCCGATTACTTTACCGCCTTGCCTATTATCCTAAATATTATagaaataatgttacatattttTTGGGGGATGCTTAACATGGTGACACTCAGTTTACACTATcgcaactttgtgtttttgagGTGGCAAGGTTAACTATAATGTTTTGTACGTtgaaaagagctgtgtgcatgATTTCTGATTGGGATTTGCGTCTGCGTTCAAGATTATTACCTTGTTACAACCTAGTTGGCACATCTGAAAACAGCATAAACATTTATTATGCCATTGTAGCTTGAATACCTCAGATTGTCGCTTTAGCTCATTGTACATGTCTTTGTTTTATATCTTAAAAACAACATTGATATAGCCCAAATctgacatttttcatgttttggtgTTGGGCAATTCAGCACTTGgaagatacagtatgtgtccaCCACGTTGATACACACGAAGGGAGGACACAGCCAAATAATGTGAACACCGTTTCTGGACAATTACAGAGGTGGGTGAATATCATATTAATATGATGCTTTGTAATAATTTGCTGATTTATTGTTGCTGTTGACATAACAGTGTAGGGCGCAGATTGCTCACTCTTAGTGTTATCAGTCCCTTCAGCCCTGTCAAGTAGATGTTTGCTAAATTATTTCTCGACTGCATGCATTGCAGTGTCACCTTAGCGACTTTCAGAAACTGCAAGAGCATGTCTCAGTCCGGATTTCCTTTCGATTGAGACAGTAATTATGAGTATGACAAAACGGGGAGGAATTGTCTGAGTAAATTAGGGGTGATGCGTTGGCAGAGGGGCAGTGTTGAATGTATGAAACCGAAAGCAGATAACGTTATTTGGTTTGTTCAGCCCTTCGCTAGCAAGCTACGTTTTTGCATAACACGAGGGACAGTGTAATTACTTAAAATGTGATACACAAATGTTATGCAGTCAGTGTATTTTAAAGCAGTTAATAACACAGAAGGAACTCCTCCGGGCTGCTACAGACTGAGGATGTTTGCAGGGTGCTGCTCTGACTGACATCTGTCATTCCGGTCCGATTTATTGCAACCTCTACCACAATTCGTTTATCTTTGAGGTTTAAACATTATAGCCACCTCTTTAGTTTAAGGTCATGGTGTGTTAGAATCATGTTTGAACACTCGCTATTAAATGAAAGAAACTAATGGTAGCAGTAAAGGAATTTGGCTGCTCTCCCCCCTGAGCACGGCTCTGTACTAATACCGATAGAGTAAAAGCCCTGGGAATGACACGGAGTTCTAAGGGCAGACGCCAGTCCTCATGTGAATTATGTGGGGGTGGGTGGGTTGGATACTATTGCTATGACCAAAGGGAAATCAGCAGTTATGAACAACGTGTGCAAAAGTGAGAAGGGAGGGAGTAAGGGGAGGAAAGAAATGGGAGGGGGCGCGGGAAGTTGTTTACTACGTTCCAGTCTGCTCTGCCATTTATTAGGTTGTTGGCCTGATATTGATTATTGATTCTcctgtttttaattttcatttctgacatttgtttgtgttctaTATGTCCGTCTTTCTACTTTAATTCCTGATTATTGCACTTAAAGTAAAACTAAAGAACAGGCAGGCATGATTgatatctgtctttaaaaccAGTAGTGCTGTCATTCTCATGTTTTGCAGTATGACTGTAAAAAACGAAATGACTGCAGTGTAGTGTTAACTGCTTTGTAAATACAAAAGTACCATGATGCTAAACTTGAAAATTATATGGTTTAGTGTTACAGCTTATCAGTCACAAATTAGAAAGCGATTTGGACCATTGTCAGATCATTTACAGGAGAACAAGTGCCAGTAAATGACCTGGCTTAGCTTGTTAGAGGTGAGAGGAATGTTTTGACTCTCCGGGCAGCTTTTTTTTAGACTTGTGTCAGTAGCCTCTCACAGAGTTAGGTGCTACAGTGGCTTATTTTTGGCATAGCTGCTGTCAGGCAGCGGAAGCAGCTAGTATCACTGCAAGCGCTTAGTATAAAAGAATGGGGAGAACATTTGTCACTCTGTAAGAGAAGGACACAGGGAACAGAGTTGGGGGGgggtgaaatgtgtttttgattaAAGTGGGAACACAGCGACTTTAGTTTGTGTGCTGTTACTACTGCTTTCCAAGTTTGCGAAATAGAGGAGGATAAGGATGGAAAAGCTTAAAGAAAACGGTGAAAGAACACAGAGATTGATGGAGTGTTAAAGAAAAGAGGGAGGTGTGATTTGAGTGTGGTATGTGTAGCGAGGGGGAGTCTGCAGTTTTGAGGCGAAATGGAGTGAGTAATTGAAGTAAACACAGAAAAGTGGGCGTGGAGGAACCACAGGCCAGACTCTAAAAATCGGGCTGCGTTTACTGTGTGGTTCAACAAAAAAATCTCTACTACTGTTTTCCACAGTCATAATCCAAAACAAACATAGTGTAAGACTTTGTATAGggtagatttcttttttttcctctcttgctGTGACACTAGTGATGTGTCGACTTGTATGACTTTCCTCAGGCCCCATTAAGTGGCTCCTTTAGTGCTCTCCACTAATGTAGGGCGCAGAGAAACCGCCGGCACATTGAC
Above is a window of Sander vitreus isolate 19-12246 chromosome 14, sanVit1, whole genome shotgun sequence DNA encoding:
- the LOC144529301 gene encoding E3 ubiquitin-protein ligase RNF115-like isoform X2, with the protein product MAEAADTPQHRFFCHCCKCETNPKIPEFVCPRCDSDFIEEVTEDSSLLQNSRSVASEDSNLLFSELWQLLFMERSALLSHPPSSECDPDDSEQVSAGQSCLSVVSPGATEAGEPESPSQPEQERSSRPEQRPAVEGIVQQFLAGLFANSRNSSAAPAALSSMLQLHSNPGDYAWGQGGLDAVITELLGQLEGTGPPPAEKEMISSLPTVCISQEQTDCRLECPVCREEYSSGESVRKLPCLHYFHSECIVPWLELHDTCPVCRKSLDGVDNSLMSTSEPPEPRSIRTEQQERQAI
- the LOC144529301 gene encoding E3 ubiquitin-protein ligase RNF115-like isoform X1 is translated as MAEAADTPQHRFFCHCCKCETNPKIPEFVCPRCDSDFIEEVTEDSSLLQNSRSVASEDSNLLFSELWQLLFMERSALLSHPPSSECDPDDSEQVSAGQSCLSVVSPGATEAGEPESPSQPEQERSSRPEQRPAVEGIVQQFLAGLFANSRNSSAAPAALSSMLQLHSNPGDYAWGQGGLDAVITETADWSVQFVGRSIHQGSLSGNYPACITSTVNVSCLGWSCMIPAQCAEKALTVSTTASCPHQNPQNLAPSGQSNRRGRQSEKRAKQIYLLLLFSRDTLLTSDLSLSTVCSLFK